The Nostoc sp. 'Lobaria pulmonaria (5183) cyanobiont' DNA window GATTTATTTTTGCCGTACTCCCATCGGGAGCTTGCCGTAAAATTCCAATTACTCGATCCAAATTAGACAGCGCTTTCAGCAAACCTTCTACCAAATGCACACGACTTTGAGCCTTACCCAACTCGTAATTGTAGCGACGGTTCAGTGTCTCTTCGCGGAAACTCAAAAACTCCTGCAACAGTTGACGCAAACTTAACTGGCGGGGTTGTCCATCCACTATTGCCAGGAGAATCGCTCCAAAAGTCATTTGTAAAGCAGTTTGGTGATACAAATGCTGGAGAACTTCTTGGGGATTTGTATCGCGTTTGAGTTCAATTACTACTCGCATCCCTTCGCGATCGCTCTCATCCCGAAGATCGGAAATTCCCTGCAAGCGTCCTTGATTTACTAAGTCCGCTACCTTCTCGATCCAGGCAGCTTTATTCACTTGATAAGGCAATTCTGTAATGATAATTGCCGTCCGGCGCTTGCTTCCTCTACTGGCTGGAATTTCTTCTAAAGTCGCGACTCCCCGCAGCAGAATTCCACCTTTACCTGTGGTGTACGCTTCCCGAATTCCCGCTTCACCAACTATTTCCCCACCAGTGGGAAAATCTGGCCCTGGAATTAGCTCAAATAATTTTTCATCTGGCAAATCTGGATTGTCGATTAAAGCAATTAACCCATTGACAACTTCCCCCAAATTGTGCGGTGGTACATTTGTTGCCATTCCCACGGCAATACCAGAACAGCCATTGAGTAACAAAAACGGCAACTGAGCAGGTAACACCGTTGGTTCTTGCTGGGAATTATCGAAGTTACCGACAAATTCCACAGTTTCTTCACCAATTTCTGTCAGCATTCCCTCATGGCTGATCGGTGCGAGGCGCGTTTCTGTGTAGCGCATCGCCGCTGGCGGGTCATTATCGACACTACCAAAGTTACCATGTCCTGCTAGCAAGGGATAGCGGCTAGAAAAATCCTGCACCAGCCTAACTAAAGCATCGTAAACTGATTGATCGCCGTGAGGATGGTATTTACCCAACACATCACCCACTACACGGGCACATTTTCGATAAGGTCTATCTGGTACTAAACCGAGTTCGTGCATTGCATATAGAATGCGACGATGCACTGGTTTTAAGCCATCACGCACGTCTGGTAGCGCTCGCCCGACAATCACGCTCATGGCATATTCTAGATAAGACCGTTGCATCTCGGTGTGCAGGGCTGTTGGAATTACCTGTCCCGTTGAGAGAAGGTTTAACTGTTTTGCCATGAGTTTTTTCCCTGAAATTTAACTACACAAAAGCCAATGCAACTCAACACTGCGGCAACCACAGCATAACGGATGAAATGAGATTCATAACAAAATTTTCATAGTCACAGAAGAAAAAGCAGTAGTATCATCCTTGATGACGAAGATGTACATTGACTATTAAAAAGGATGCACACGAGTATAATCTACATAAACTTAGTAGCCATGATACTTACCATGATTGCATTTCTTAATTTTGTATTCTGGAATTCTTGAATCTCCTCACCTCTATAACTAAAATTCTCATGAAAACTGTTTTAATTGTCGAAGACGATCTAATTAATGCTCGTGTTTTTTCCAAAATTTTGTCCAAGCGTGGTGGCTTGGGTGTGAAACACACTGAAAATGTCGAAGAAGTCATTAAAATTGCCCAATCAGGAGAAGCTGACCTGATTTTGATGGATGTTTCTCTCTCTAGAAGTGTTTACCAAGGCAAGTCTGTTGATGGAATCAAGATTACACAAATGTTAAAATCCGATCCAAAAACAGCAAACTTACCTGTGATTCTGGTGACAGCACATGCTATGGAAGGCGATCGCGAGAATTTTCTCAAGCAAAGTGGTGCTGATGGCTACATTTCTAAGCCAGTTGTTGACCATCAACAGTTTGTTGACCAAATCATCGCACTTCTACCCACAGACTAACACTGGGAATTAACGACTTATTTCAGGAATGCTCGCCCGCCAATGTTTTTGGGCAACTAGTTCCTGTCTGTATTTAGTATAGATGTACTACGAAAAGGTACTCTTAGGCAAGTGGTAAGGAGGAGTGCTGAGTGCTGAGTAGTGAGTGCTGAGTAAAGAGTTTGGAGTTAGAAGTTTGGAATTAACAGTTAAATATTTGAACTCGTAAATTCATAACTCCTCACTCAGCACTCAACACTCAGCACTGCCTATTGAGTAGGCTGTTGTCTAGGCGTAGGCGCTGATGATGAGTTTTCTCGTTGCTGTATGGCTGCTTGAATACGGGGTAATTCTAGGAATTTTTTCGTATCAGACAGTAGACGATCGCCCCAGAGATTTTCTTTGAGGAAATTCAAATTAGCATAGCGCGAATCGATACGGAGTGCAGTTTCTCCCAAGGTTAGTCCTTGTTGGTGATCGCCTTTAGTATACAGTGCCACTGCTAAGGCCAATAAAGGTTCTGCCGCTTGTTTTTCAAGGGTTACAGCAGATTGCCATCGCTTAATTGCTTCAGGGATATTACCCTGTTCGTAGTTGATTAAGCCAATGTTGTTGAGCGCCGGCCAGAATTTTTTATCTTGAGAGACAGCTTTATCGTACTGTGCGATCGCATCTGGCAATTTACCCAGCAAATAGTAAGCATTACCCAAATCAAATAACCCCTCTGGATCGTTGGGTTTTAATTTCAAACCATCTTGATAATTAACAACAGCAGCCTGGTAATTTTTTTGCTGAAAATTTGCTGAACCCAAAGCAAACAAAATATCACCATTTTTGGGGTTGAGAGATTGCGCTTTTTTCAGACTAGCGATCGCCCCATCAAACTCTTTGGATTGCAACTGCAATCCACCTAACAGCAACCATACTTTGTCATTCCCAGGAGCCAGTTGACTAGCCAGCCGCGCTCGTGGCAAAGCTAATTCAACCTGTTGAAACTGAGCTAGTTGAGCCGCCTCTTGTGCCAAGCTCAACCCTTGCTTTTCTAACTTTGTCGTATCTAATTGCAGCGTATGGGGTATTAATGCCTGCGCGTTAGCGGCTTTTGGCATACTCCATAAACTACAGACCATTAAAAGAGAAATCAAACGAACATGTTTAGGCACACTACCGCCTTTAAGCCACTAATCAAAGAATCTTTCAGCTAGCTTAAACGATCTACGCTGTTGGCGGTAGCAAAATCTTACCAATCTTGGGGAATAGGGATGTGGAGAGATGAGGGAGTTGAAAAGCAGGGGAGCAGACTTCGACTCCTTTCGACTACCAAGAGGGCAAGTCGCTCAGTACAAGTGCTCAATGCCCCATACCCATTAAACAATTGATGACTTTGGTCATATATCAGTCTGGAATTACTAGTGACTTTGGTCATACATCAGTTTAG harbors:
- the gyrA gene encoding DNA gyrase subunit A, with product MAKQLNLLSTGQVIPTALHTEMQRSYLEYAMSVIVGRALPDVRDGLKPVHRRILYAMHELGLVPDRPYRKCARVVGDVLGKYHPHGDQSVYDALVRLVQDFSSRYPLLAGHGNFGSVDNDPPAAMRYTETRLAPISHEGMLTEIGEETVEFVGNFDNSQQEPTVLPAQLPFLLLNGCSGIAVGMATNVPPHNLGEVVNGLIALIDNPDLPDEKLFELIPGPDFPTGGEIVGEAGIREAYTTGKGGILLRGVATLEEIPASRGSKRRTAIIITELPYQVNKAAWIEKVADLVNQGRLQGISDLRDESDREGMRVVIELKRDTNPQEVLQHLYHQTALQMTFGAILLAIVDGQPRQLSLRQLLQEFLSFREETLNRRYNYELGKAQSRVHLVEGLLKALSNLDRVIGILRQAPDGSTAKINLCSQLDLSEVQGDAILAMPLRRLTSLEQQNLQQEFEQISEQINLLEQLLNDRRELLKALKKDLRSLKRKYNDPRRTKIGEEQKSKAEEQKSRAEGHRSTGAEEEELKFSQPVEEAILEFTQRGYVRRTQPSGRKSKAENGLHDNDFIIQTILTDTEKDLLILTGGGKVYPVNVGEIPPTTGRSPRGKPLITMLSNTAQGAQEAVVSRFLLPENLETRQMILLTKQGRIKRLSLGEFTNLTRRGITILKLKEDDELSFTQFTTPGAHLILASSGGRMLRFPVNDEQLPVMGRTAMGLQAFRLLKNQQMVGCVTVGKDDQLLLVTQEGYAKRMAASQLRAANRGDLGTQALKFASKTDNLAGMVMAIASGEVALVTNKERVVRIPVETVPILGRDVKGESILQLNRDEKIITVAEVRS
- a CDS encoding response regulator, with the protein product MKTVLIVEDDLINARVFSKILSKRGGLGVKHTENVEEVIKIAQSGEADLILMDVSLSRSVYQGKSVDGIKITQMLKSDPKTANLPVILVTAHAMEGDRENFLKQSGADGYISKPVVDHQQFVDQIIALLPTD
- a CDS encoding tetratricopeptide repeat protein, whose product is MPKHVRLISLLMVCSLWSMPKAANAQALIPHTLQLDTTKLEKQGLSLAQEAAQLAQFQQVELALPRARLASQLAPGNDKVWLLLGGLQLQSKEFDGAIASLKKAQSLNPKNGDILFALGSANFQQKNYQAAVVNYQDGLKLKPNDPEGLFDLGNAYYLLGKLPDAIAQYDKAVSQDKKFWPALNNIGLINYEQGNIPEAIKRWQSAVTLEKQAAEPLLALAVALYTKGDHQQGLTLGETALRIDSRYANLNFLKENLWGDRLLSDTKKFLELPRIQAAIQQRENSSSAPTPRQQPTQ